In the Pedobacter cryoconitis genome, GTTAGTGGCTGGGTTCTTACCCAGTTTGAGCATGTCTTTTCCAAAACGGATGAAAGGTCCCCATCTGCCGTTTTCGATCGCAATTTTATCAGCAGTCCATTGTTGAATAAATCTGTTGGCTTCTTTCTCTACTTTTTTACCAATCAGTTCCTTGATATCACTATCAGATAATTCATCAAAGTTATAAGCTTTAGGTACGTTGATAAATAAATCATTCCATTTGATAAACGGCCCGAAACGTCCGGTACCTTTAGTCACAGGCAATCCTTCATAATGTGCAACAGGTGCATCAGCAGTAATTTTCTCTTCAATAATTGCAATTGCGCGGCTCTGATCAACAGTTAACGGATCTTCATTCTTAGGAATAGAGATATATGTTTCGCCCCATTTCACATAAGGTCCAAAACGGCCAACGCCTACAGCAACCTCTTTATCTTTATAGTTTTCCAATTGGAAAGGTAACCTGAACTGCTCTAAAGCGTCTTCAAGAGTCACCGTACCCACTGACTGCGATTTCATCAGACTTGCATACTTTGGTTTCTCTTCGTCATCATTCTGACCGATTTGTACCAGAGGGCCGAATTTACCAACCTTTGCGTAAACATTTTTACCACTCACAGGATCAACACCCAATAAGCGCTCACCATTTGCTCTGTCGGCAGTTTCAGTAGTCACTTCAACTTCCTTATGAAAAGGCGTATAAAAAGCATGGAGCATTTTTGTCCAGTTCTGTAAGCCCTGGGCAATCTCATCAAATTCCTTTTCTACTTTAGCCGTAAAGTTAAAATCAACTATACCTTTAAAATGTTCTACTAAAAAGTCATTGACAACTTCACCTATATCAGTTGGGAATAATTTAGATTTTTCCGCACCGGTAATTTCAGTTTTAATGGCTTTGGTGACTTCGCCATTTTCAAGAATAATCGAACCAAATGAACGGCTGCGACCATCACGATCTTCTTTCACTACATAACCACGATTCTGGATCGTAGAAATGGTTGGTGCATAAGTAGAAGGACGGCCAATACCAAGCTCTTCCAGTTTCTTAACCAGGCTTGCCTCTGTATATCTTGCAGGCGGACGGGAGAAACGTTCGGTTGCATTCATCACATTCAGTGACAGCTCCTGACCTTTAGCTAAAGGAGGAAGGATATTTTCGTTGTCTTTGTCTTCTGCGTCTTCATCATCACTGGATTCCAGGTAAACTTTCAGGAAACCATCAAATTTCATGACTTCACCTTCAGCAACCAGGCTTTCACTGCGTGTACTCACTGCAATTTGTGCAGTTGTTTTTTCAAACAAGGCTTCACTCATTTGAGAAGCAATGGCACGTTTCCAAATCAGCTCATACAGGCGTTGTTCAGAACTATCACCAGTTACGGTATGCTGATCAAAGTAAGTAGGGCGGATGGCCTCATGCGCTTCCTGAGCCCCCGCGGATTTAGTTTTATAAGTTCTCAACTGATGATACTTCTGTCCATAGGCAGAATTGATTTCATTTGCTGCAGCTGTTAAAGCTGTTTCAGATAAGTTTACCGAATCCGTTCTCATGTAAGTGATCTTTCCACTTTCATATAAACGTTGTGCAACCTGCATGGTACGTGATACCGGGAAGCCCAGTTTCCGGGAAGCTTCTTGTTGCAGTGTAGAGGTCGTAAAAGGTGCTGCAGGATTACGTTTAGCTGGTTTAGTTTCCAGGCTGCTGATTTTAAAACCGGCATTGACACAGTCGCGGACAAATTTCTCTGCTTCGGCTTCCTGTTCAAATCGCTGAGGTAATTCTGCTTTCACAAATTCCCTTGCTTTTCCTGTGCTGAACCGCGCTGTAATTTTATAGGCAGCGGCCGCGTTAAACTTATTTACTTCACGTTCTCTGTCTACAATAAGACGTACTGCTACTGATTGTACACGGCCGGCCGATAAAGAAGGTTTCACTTTTTTCCATAAAACGGGAGAAAGTTCGAAACCTACCAGGCGGTCTAACACGCGTCTTGCTTGTTGTGCATTAACCAGGTTATAATCAATTGTTCTTGGAGATTCAATCGCTTTTAAAATTGCAGGCTTGGTGATTTCGTGGAAAACAATACGTTTGGTCTTGTTTTCTTTCAATCCCAGCGTCTCAAACAGGTGCCAGGAAATCGCTTCCCCTTCGCGGTCCTCATCGGATGCGAGCCATACCATCTCGGCTTCCTTTGCTAATTTCTTAAGTTCAGCTACCACTTGCTTTTTATCGGCGGGTACTTCATAGGTTTGGGCGAAATCATTGTTCGTATCAATTCCCATATCTCCTTTAATTAAATCGCGGATGTGTCCGTAGCTCGATTTAACAATAAAATCTTTACCCAAATACCCTTCTATTGTTTTCGCTTTTGCAGGTGATTCAACTATTAATAAATTTTTGGCCATCTAGAAGGTTTTTCTGCAAATAAAACTATAAATAAGCCTAAAATCAAAATTCTACCAAGAATAAATCTCAAAAAGTATGATTTGGACGTTGAAATTATTGCTCATTTCTTAAATCCGGGGCCTTAATTTGTACGTTTAATGGATAGGAACCAATTAAGTTTACCTTCCTATTATATACGTGTAAATAATTTGTCCATATATTCGTCATAACATAAAATTTAAAACTATGAACACCCTACTTATTTTATTCAGTTTGTTATTTACCCCGCCGCAAAGCATTTACGATTTTACCATGAAAACAATTGATGGTAAAGAGATTAAGCTTTCAAAGTTCAAGGGTAAAAAAATCCTTATTGTAAATACAGCTTCAAAATGCGGTTATACGCCACAGTACGAAGACCTGGAGAAACTACATCAGAAATATGGTAAAGATGTAGTGCTGATTGGTTTCCCGGCGGGTAATTTCGGTGGACAGGAACTTGCTACAAATACAGAGATACAAGATTTCTGTAAAAAGAATTTTGGCGTTACTTTTTTATTAAGTGAAAAAGTGAGCGTGAAGGGAAATGACATTAATCCGATTTTCAAATACCTGACTTCTGCCAGTAATTCTGATTTTACCGGAGAGATCAACTGGAATTTCGAAAAATTCCTGATTAATGAAAAAGGACAGCTCGTTCACCGTTTCCGTTCTAAGGTTACACCAATGAGCCCTGAACTGACTAAGAACTTGTAACAATTGCTATACAAAGCCTTTAAGAGGCCTTAAAGCATTAATCAGAGAAATCCCTTAACAAGGATTTCTCTTTTTTTTAACCTGGAAACTGAGGGATTGATTTATATTTGCAACTCAGTTTCAACTATGCAGAATTCAACAAAGCTCAGTACATTCATTTTTCTTCTGGTTTCCTTCTTTTTAGGCTCCTGCAGCAGCACTTACCAGGTCGTTAAATCCAATCGTTCGGAATATAAAATTACACAGCATGTAACAGCCGATAGCTCAATTATCCGGACTTATCAACCCTATAAACTGAAACTCGATTCGCAAATGAATGAAGTTTTAGGTTATTCGGAGCATGAACTTACTAAAAACCTGGTCGGTGGAGAGTCTTCTTTAGGGAATTTCTTTGCTGACGCCACTTTATCAGAAGCGCGTAAAACGAATCCGCAAATAGATTTCACCATGCCCAGCGGAAATGGAGGATTACGTAATGATTTACCTTCAGGGCCGATCACCTTGTCTAATGTTTTTCAGCTGATGCCATTTGAAAATGAATTGGTTGTTTTTGAACTGAAAGGCTCAGACGTCCAGTCCTTACTGGATTATATCGCACGCACTGGCGGACAACCTATCGCTGGTTTAACAATGAAAATTAAAGCAAACAAGCCTGTTGACGTGCTAATTGGGGGTAAACCTTTCAATCCTTCAAAAAATTACAGCGTATTGACTTCCAATTATATAGCCGGTGGTGCTGATGGTATCAGCAGTTTCAAAAATCCGGTTTCCAGCAAAGTAATGGGACTGAAGATCCGCGATGCGTTAATCCAATATATTAAGGAGGCTAAAAATAAAGGAGTAAAAATCAGTTCAAAATTAGATGGGAGAATGACGAATGATTAACCGTAGAAAATTTATAAAGACTGGTGGTATTGCGGCAGCTGCAACCGCGCTGAGTATACATTCTTTAGATGCACTGGCAAATGGAGAACTGAAACAGCTGACTATTTTACACACAAACGATGTGCATAGCCAGATCGAGCCTTTTGCGATGGATGGGGGGCGGAACCAGGGTTTAGGTGGAGTAGCGAGAAGAGCAGCATTGATTAAAAAGATAAGAGCAGAACAGCAGCACGTGCTTTTACTTGATGCAGGCGATATTTTTCAAGGGACTCCATATTTTAATTTATATGGTGGAGAGCTTGAAATAAAGCTCATGAGTGAGATGGGATATGACGCGGCAACCATGGGAAATCATGATTTTGACAATGGAGTGGAAGGTTTTTATAAACAACTTCCCCATGCTAATTTTCCAATCCTGGTCAGTAATTATGATTTTTCTGATACGATTATGCATCAATCTACCCAGCCTTTTAAAATCTTTAATAAAGGTGGCCTGAAGATTGGTGTTTTTGGAATCGGTATTGAGTTGAAAGGATTGGTGGGAGAGAAGAGTTACGGGAACACAATTTATCAGGATCCTGTTTTAAAAGCTAATGAAACTGCCGGAATTCTTAAAAACGACCATAAATGTGATTTAATTATTTGTCTGTCTCACCTGGGGTATGAATATCCGGACAAGAAAGTATCAGATCAGACTTTAGCGGAAAACAATGACCATATTGATTTAATCATTGGAGGACATACGCATACTTTTCTGGATAAACCTCAGGATGTGAAGAACCGGGCAGGAAGGATAACAACGATTAATCAAGTCGGTTTTGCCGGTATAAATTTAGGACGTATTGATTATTATTTTGAAGCATACAGAGGGAAGAAATTATTAACTTCTTCTCCCTATATGATTTCAGATCAGCTGGATAGTTAATCCTGTTTAAACAAGGAAACCGCCCCCTAAAAGGTCGTTTCCTTCATAGAAAACAGCCGATTGTCCAGGTGCAATCGCAGATACATTATGGTCAAATACCACACGCATTCTGTCTTTTTCCTGAACGATGGTACTTAACATACCTGCATCTTTATAGCGTATTTTAGTAATCACATTATCCATGGGTTCAAAAATATTCTCATATTTAATCAGGTTAATGTTACGTACCATGGCTTCACTTCTTTCTAATTCTTCGGCTCTGCCCAGCATAACCGTATTACTTTCCGGAAGGATCTGAGTCACAAACATAGGCTCACCAAAAGCGATGCCCAGTCCTTTACGCTGTCCGATTGTATAAAAAGGATATCCCTTATGCTGTCCAACGATCATTCCATCGCTGGTAATGAAATTTCCACCTGCAACACGGTCTTCCAAATCTTCTACTTTATGTTTTAAGAAAGAACGGTAATCATTTTCAGGTACGAAACAGATTTCGTAACTCTCACTCTTTTTTGCCAGTTCTTCCTGTCCCATATCCAGCGCCATTTGTCTGATATCAGCTTTGGCGAAAGATCCTAAAGGAAACTGTGTACGTGCAAGGTTTTCCTGAGAAACGCCCCATAACACATAAGACTGATCTTTATTTTCATCCAGTCCTTTGGAAATTACATGTCTGCCATTGTCATGTTGTCTGACATTTGCGTAATGACCGGTTGCTATAAATTCACAGTCTAGTTTATTTGCACGTTTTAGTAATGCTTCCCATTTGATATGGGTATTACATAACACACATGGATTTGGTGTGCGGCCTGCAAGATATTCGTCAACAAAATTATCAATTACATAATCACCAAACTCTTCTCTGATGTCTAATATATAATGTGGAAAGCCATAATTAACTGCTAAGGTACGGGCATCATTGATACTGTCCAGACTGCAGCAACCGGTTTCTTTACTACTGCTTCCGGATGTTGCATAGTCCCAGGTCTTCATCGTTAAACCAATAACTTCATACCCTTGTTCGTGTAACATTACTGCTGCTACTGAACTATCTACACCGCCACTCATGGCTACCAGAATTCTACCCCTTTTACTCATTGTATTTTAATATGAGACAAAAATAACTGATTTTAGTTAAAGATTCATTTTTTAAGGAGTCAGATCCTTGTAAAAAGGTAAATGAAAAGTATGATTAAACGTTATAGCACATATGATACAGCGTTTTACAATCTTATGTGATATATTAGGCGTTTAATAAAAAACAAACCAAAACAGACTAATTGATGAAGAAATTTCTATTTTACAGTATTTTATTTATTCCTTTTATCGGTCATGCGCAGCAAGATCTTGCTAAATATGTAAAGCCAATCATCGGAACGCAGAAAATGGGACATACTTATCCAGGGGCAGTAGTTCCATTCGGTGCTGTTCAGTTGAGTCCGGAAACAGATACCTTATCCTATGAGCTGAACGGAAAATATAATGGCGATGTTTACAAGTATTGTGCGGGCTACCGTTATGAAGATAAAACGATAGTTGGATTTAGTCATACACATTTCAGCGGATCTGGTCACTCAGACCTTGGAGATTTTCTGATTATGCCCACACAAGGCAAATTACAATTAAATCCGGGTGTGGCTTCTGATCCTAAAGGTGGGTTCCGTTCTGCTTTTTCGCATCAGAATGAAGTTGCAGAAGCAGGATATTACAAAGTTAAATTAGACGATGATCACATTCTTGCAGAACTGACTGCTACAAAAAGAGTGGGCATGCATCAGTATACATTTCCTAAATCTGACCAGTCGCATATTATTCTGGACCTGATTGCCGGTATATATAATTATGAAGACAAGAATGTCTGGACTTATGTGCGTGTAGTCAATGATTCTCTGGTAACAGGTTACCGTCAGACTAATGGCTGGGCAAGAACAAGAACGGTTTATTTTGCGATGTCATTTTCAAAACCATTTGTGAAATATGGTCAGAAAAATTATGACCGCAAACAGGCATATAAAGGATTCTGGGGTAAGTTTGACCAGACAAAAAATTTCCCTGAAATTGCTGGTAAACAGATAAGAATGTATTTTGACTTTAAAACTGAAGATCAGGAAAAAGTGAAGATCAAGTTTGCAATTTCGCCGGTAAGCCAGGAAAATGCCTTAGAAAATATGCGTGCTGAAATACCAGGCTGGGATTTTGAGCAGGTTAAAAAACAGGCAAAAGAGGAGTGGAACAAAGAATTAAATAAGATTACGGTCAATACATCTGAAGATGATAAGGTGAACTTTTATACCGCAATGTATCATGCTTTTATCAATCCAACAGTTTATACAGATGTAAATGGTCAGTATAAAGGACTGGATCAGGGGATTCATGAGACGAAAGGTTTTACCAATTACACAACTTTCTCTTTATGGGATACTTACAGAGCTTTACACCCGTTTTTTAACCTGATTCAGCCATCACGCAACAATGATATGGTGAAGTCTATGATGGCGCATTACGATCAGAATTCATTGAAGATGTTGCCTATCTGGTCGCATTATGCAAATGATAATTGGTGCATGAGTGGTTACCATAGCGTTTCAGTAGTTACTGACGCGATTATTAAGGGTGTTTATAATGGTGATCCTGAAGCGGCCCTTGCAGCTTGTATCGTAACTTCTAACCGCAGGGATTATGAAGGAATAGGTGATTATATTGATAAAGGCTTTATTCCTGCTGAGAAAAGTGGCGTTTCCATTTCCAATACATTGGAATATGCCTACGAT is a window encoding:
- the topA gene encoding type I DNA topoisomerase, whose product is MAKNLLIVESPAKAKTIEGYLGKDFIVKSSYGHIRDLIKGDMGIDTNNDFAQTYEVPADKKQVVAELKKLAKEAEMVWLASDEDREGEAISWHLFETLGLKENKTKRIVFHEITKPAILKAIESPRTIDYNLVNAQQARRVLDRLVGFELSPVLWKKVKPSLSAGRVQSVAVRLIVDREREVNKFNAAAAYKITARFSTGKAREFVKAELPQRFEQEAEAEKFVRDCVNAGFKISSLETKPAKRNPAAPFTTSTLQQEASRKLGFPVSRTMQVAQRLYESGKITYMRTDSVNLSETALTAAANEINSAYGQKYHQLRTYKTKSAGAQEAHEAIRPTYFDQHTVTGDSSEQRLYELIWKRAIASQMSEALFEKTTAQIAVSTRSESLVAEGEVMKFDGFLKVYLESSDDEDAEDKDNENILPPLAKGQELSLNVMNATERFSRPPARYTEASLVKKLEELGIGRPSTYAPTISTIQNRGYVVKEDRDGRSRSFGSIILENGEVTKAIKTEITGAEKSKLFPTDIGEVVNDFLVEHFKGIVDFNFTAKVEKEFDEIAQGLQNWTKMLHAFYTPFHKEVEVTTETADRANGERLLGVDPVSGKNVYAKVGKFGPLVQIGQNDDEEKPKYASLMKSQSVGTVTLEDALEQFRLPFQLENYKDKEVAVGVGRFGPYVKWGETYISIPKNEDPLTVDQSRAIAIIEEKITADAPVAHYEGLPVTKGTGRFGPFIKWNDLFINVPKAYNFDELSDSDIKELIGKKVEKEANRFIQQWTADKIAIENGRWGPFIRFGKDMLKLGKNPATNEKYTPEELAVLSLEEVKKLIVEQVPNAFEPKATKKKAAGTKVAATKSAAAKAPAKKKAPVKKK
- a CDS encoding glutathione peroxidase, with translation MNTLLILFSLLFTPPQSIYDFTMKTIDGKEIKLSKFKGKKILIVNTASKCGYTPQYEDLEKLHQKYGKDVVLIGFPAGNFGGQELATNTEIQDFCKKNFGVTFLLSEKVSVKGNDINPIFKYLTSASNSDFTGEINWNFEKFLINEKGQLVHRFRSKVTPMSPELTKNL
- a CDS encoding 5'-nucleotidase C-terminal domain-containing protein, with translation MQNSTKLSTFIFLLVSFFLGSCSSTYQVVKSNRSEYKITQHVTADSSIIRTYQPYKLKLDSQMNEVLGYSEHELTKNLVGGESSLGNFFADATLSEARKTNPQIDFTMPSGNGGLRNDLPSGPITLSNVFQLMPFENELVVFELKGSDVQSLLDYIARTGGQPIAGLTMKIKANKPVDVLIGGKPFNPSKNYSVLTSNYIAGGADGISSFKNPVSSKVMGLKIRDALIQYIKEAKNKGVKISSKLDGRMTND
- a CDS encoding bifunctional metallophosphatase/5'-nucleotidase — encoded protein: MINRRKFIKTGGIAAAATALSIHSLDALANGELKQLTILHTNDVHSQIEPFAMDGGRNQGLGGVARRAALIKKIRAEQQHVLLLDAGDIFQGTPYFNLYGGELEIKLMSEMGYDAATMGNHDFDNGVEGFYKQLPHANFPILVSNYDFSDTIMHQSTQPFKIFNKGGLKIGVFGIGIELKGLVGEKSYGNTIYQDPVLKANETAGILKNDHKCDLIICLSHLGYEYPDKKVSDQTLAENNDHIDLIIGGHTHTFLDKPQDVKNRAGRITTINQVGFAGINLGRIDYYFEAYRGKKLLTSSPYMISDQLDS
- the mnmA gene encoding tRNA 2-thiouridine(34) synthase MnmA; its protein translation is MSKRGRILVAMSGGVDSSVAAVMLHEQGYEVIGLTMKTWDYATSGSSSKETGCCSLDSINDARTLAVNYGFPHYILDIREEFGDYVIDNFVDEYLAGRTPNPCVLCNTHIKWEALLKRANKLDCEFIATGHYANVRQHDNGRHVISKGLDENKDQSYVLWGVSQENLARTQFPLGSFAKADIRQMALDMGQEELAKKSESYEICFVPENDYRSFLKHKVEDLEDRVAGGNFITSDGMIVGQHKGYPFYTIGQRKGLGIAFGEPMFVTQILPESNTVMLGRAEELERSEAMVRNINLIKYENIFEPMDNVITKIRYKDAGMLSTIVQEKDRMRVVFDHNVSAIAPGQSAVFYEGNDLLGGGFLV
- a CDS encoding GH92 family glycosyl hydrolase, translating into MKKFLFYSILFIPFIGHAQQDLAKYVKPIIGTQKMGHTYPGAVVPFGAVQLSPETDTLSYELNGKYNGDVYKYCAGYRYEDKTIVGFSHTHFSGSGHSDLGDFLIMPTQGKLQLNPGVASDPKGGFRSAFSHQNEVAEAGYYKVKLDDDHILAELTATKRVGMHQYTFPKSDQSHIILDLIAGIYNYEDKNVWTYVRVVNDSLVTGYRQTNGWARTRTVYFAMSFSKPFVKYGQKNYDRKQAYKGFWGKFDQTKNFPEIAGKQIRMYFDFKTEDQEKVKIKFAISPVSQENALENMRAEIPGWDFEQVKKQAKEEWNKELNKITVNTSEDDKVNFYTAMYHAFINPTVYTDVNGQYKGLDQGIHETKGFTNYTTFSLWDTYRALHPFFNLIQPSRNNDMVKSMMAHYDQNSLKMLPIWSHYANDNWCMSGYHSVSVVTDAIIKGVYNGDPEAALAACIVTSNRRDYEGIGDYIDKGFIPAEKSGVSISNTLEYAYDDWCIAQLAKKLNKQDIYQEYMKRSGNWENNFDSSTGFMRAKMADGTFQKKFDVMSTHGQGFIEGNSWNYSFFVPQNPKLLIERMGGKQKFASRLDTLFTMHLPDEFFADTEDITREGIVGGYVHGNEPAHHVAYLYNWTDQPWKTQSRIRMILKMQYKNAPDGLGGNDDCGQMSAWYIFSSLGFYPVAPGSDEYSLGSPAVKSAVLKLENGKTFTVDAINQSDKNVYVQKVLLNGKAITTHTIKHGEITDGGKLTFYMGSKPAK